A single region of the Mustela lutreola isolate mMusLut2 chromosome 2, mMusLut2.pri, whole genome shotgun sequence genome encodes:
- the LSM3 gene encoding U6 snRNA-associated Sm-like protein LSm3 gives MADDVDQQQTTNTVEEPLDLIRLSLDERIYVKMRNDRELRGRLHAYDQHLNMILGDVEETVTTIEIDEETYEEIYKSTKRNIPMLFVRGDGVVLVAPPLRVG, from the exons ATGGCGGACGACGTGGACCAG CAACAAACCACCAACACTGTAGAAGAGCCCCTGGATCTCATCAGGCTCAGCCTGGATGAGCGAATTTATGTGAAAATGAGAAATGACAGAGAGCTTCGAGGCAGATTACAT GCTTATGATCAGCATTTAAATATGATATTGGGAGATGTGGAAGAAACTGTGACTACTATAGAAATTGATGAGGAAACATACGAAGAGATATATAAA TCAACAAAACGGAATATTCCGATGCTTTTTGTCCGGGGAGATGGTGTTGTACTAGTTGCCCCTCCATTAAGAGTTGGCTGA